The sequence CAATCGAATAGCACAGGTACGCCAGCTATTTCCCAGTGACCGCTTGGTGTGTCTTTGCCGCTGCTGAGTTCTTTGGCAAAGCCATAGGCGCCAATGAGGTCACATTGGGTATCCACACCCATAGGAAAGTTGCCTGTACTACCTTTTGCTGCGTGCATTAAGCCTAGCTTGGTCAGATTAGGCAACTTCAGTGGACCGCTGCGACCATTATTCGCTGTTCCTTTTGCACAGGCTTCAGCAATATGGCCAAGGGTATCGGCACCGGTATCGCCAAAAGTGTGAGCATCGGCGGTGGCACCAATCCCGAAGGAATCCAGTACTAAAATCAGGGCTCGTTTCATAGGGGCTTCTCTTGGCAGCTTGCTAAATCAATGCGTTCATAGACACAAGGAGTTGTTTCTGGTGCTGCTGTCGATAAAGTTAAATTGGCTGAAATGTAATCTGCAGCGGCTTGCCAGTCAGTTTCGTTGCGGGCATGAATTGTCATTAATGACTGGCCTTTGTCAACCTTTGTGCCTAACGTCACAATATCAGATAACCCTACTTGGTAGTCGATTTTATCGGAAGCACGTTGTCTGCCCCCGCCTAACTGAACAACGGCAATACCTAGCTCTCGCGTATTCATAGTGGATATGACACCAGTTTGGGACGCAACTAGTGGTTTACTGATCGGAGCCAGCGGTAGATGGTGTTCTGGTTTTTCCAGTAAATCAGCAGGGCCACCGAGGGCGCTGACCATCTTGGCAAATATCTCAGCAGCTTTACCGCTATCCAAGGCCATGTTGAGCTTATCGCGGGCTTCTGAGATTGAGCTTGCCAGATTGGCTAGCAATAGCAACTCAGCACATAACTCAATGGTCACCTGATGTAATCGAGGGTTACGGTAACGACCGGTTAAATAATCAACTGTTTCGCGAACCTCCACAGCATTACCGGCCGTACTCGCAAGCACCTGGTTCATATCGGTTAACAGTGCGCTGGTAGCTACTCCAGCACCATTAGCGACTTGAACAATGCTCTGAGCCAGTTCTTTGGATTTTTCGTAACTGGGCATAAAGGCCCCGTTGCCGACTTTTACATCCATCACTAGGGCGTCTAGCCCGGCGGCAAGTTTTTTAGCGAGGATGGAACAGGTGATCATTGCTACGGATTCAACGGTAGCGGTGACATCACGAATACCATAAACCCGCTTATCAGCAGGTGCCAGGTTGGCAGTCTGACCAATAATGGCAACGCCAACGTCTTTGACCACTTTTCTAAACCGGGTGTTATCTGGGTTAGTGTTATAGCCGGGGATACTGTCGAGTTTATCCAATGTGCCGCCAGTATGGCCTAAGCCACGACCTGAAATCATCGGCACATAACCTCCACAGGCCGCAATCATTGGCCCAAGCATAAG comes from Spartinivicinus poritis and encodes:
- the deoA gene encoding thymidine phosphorylase, whose product is MYLPQEIIRQKRDGQTLSKEQIQFFVEGITSGKVSEGQVAALAMAVYFNDFTMPERVAFTQAMQHSGDVLDWSDLQLPGPIVDKHSTGGVGDVVSLMLGPMIAACGGYVPMISGRGLGHTGGTLDKLDSIPGYNTNPDNTRFRKVVKDVGVAIIGQTANLAPADKRVYGIRDVTATVESVAMITCSILAKKLAAGLDALVMDVKVGNGAFMPSYEKSKELAQSIVQVANGAGVATSALLTDMNQVLASTAGNAVEVRETVDYLTGRYRNPRLHQVTIELCAELLLLANLASSISEARDKLNMALDSGKAAEIFAKMVSALGGPADLLEKPEHHLPLAPISKPLVASQTGVISTMNTRELGIAVVQLGGGRQRASDKIDYQVGLSDIVTLGTKVDKGQSLMTIHARNETDWQAAADYISANLTLSTAAPETTPCVYERIDLASCQEKPL